Proteins from a single region of Altererythrobacter sp. Root672:
- a CDS encoding MFS transporter: MAGVAGGTNPIQVIDDNPMSFRQWVVIVLMILLNALDGFDVLSSAFAAPGISEEWGIPRSELGIVLSAELVGMGFGSLILGGVADKIGRKPAMLICLVVMAIGMYMAHAATGVSELTIWRLITGLGIGGMLAATNAVTAETSNKKNRSLAMALYVIGYPLGGVIGGFAAQSWLLVDYDWRAVFLFGAIVTAVMIPLVMLLVPETPAYYAARRPAGALEKINKSLRALQQPEIAELPPVPEQAAKPKVTDILSNPRLRPVTLLLAFGYMFHTLTFYFILKFAVQIVHDAGFTQPEAASTLTVANIGGAVGGAIFGFALKKWDIKGPTIVAAVLGSVAVAAFGMGSGTLWGWRIAAFLTMFFLNAAIVGYYAAFARGFPAYARATGTGFVLGVGRAGAAGSPIIAGFLFTALGNEQLLTVSIIMSLGAIIGAGLLWLLPMRDADADLGISTAEAAR, encoded by the coding sequence ATGGCCGGTGTCGCTGGGGGAACCAATCCCATCCAGGTGATCGACGACAACCCGATGAGTTTTCGTCAGTGGGTCGTCATCGTCCTTATGATCCTGCTGAACGCGCTCGACGGTTTCGACGTGCTTTCCAGCGCCTTCGCGGCTCCTGGCATTTCCGAAGAATGGGGCATTCCGCGCTCTGAGCTGGGCATCGTCCTGTCGGCCGAACTCGTCGGCATGGGCTTCGGTTCGCTGATCCTGGGCGGTGTGGCCGACAAGATCGGCCGTAAGCCGGCCATGCTGATCTGCCTCGTGGTCATGGCCATCGGCATGTACATGGCTCATGCGGCGACCGGGGTGTCCGAGCTGACCATCTGGCGGCTCATCACCGGCCTTGGCATCGGCGGCATGCTCGCTGCGACCAACGCCGTGACGGCCGAGACCTCGAACAAGAAAAACCGCAGCCTCGCCATGGCGCTCTACGTGATCGGCTACCCGTTGGGTGGTGTGATCGGCGGCTTCGCGGCGCAGAGCTGGCTGCTGGTCGACTATGACTGGCGCGCCGTGTTCCTGTTCGGCGCCATCGTCACCGCGGTGATGATTCCGCTGGTCATGCTGCTGGTTCCGGAAACCCCGGCCTACTACGCCGCGCGTCGTCCGGCTGGCGCTCTGGAGAAGATCAACAAGTCTCTTCGCGCGCTCCAGCAGCCCGAAATCGCCGAGCTTCCGCCGGTGCCGGAACAGGCCGCCAAGCCCAAGGTCACCGACATCCTGTCCAACCCGCGCCTGCGGCCGGTCACGCTGCTGCTGGCGTTCGGCTACATGTTCCACACCCTGACCTTCTACTTCATCCTGAAGTTCGCCGTGCAGATCGTGCACGACGCCGGGTTCACCCAGCCTGAGGCTGCGAGCACCCTGACCGTCGCCAACATCGGCGGCGCCGTGGGTGGTGCGATCTTCGGGTTCGCGCTCAAGAAGTGGGACATCAAGGGGCCGACCATTGTTGCGGCAGTGCTCGGTTCGGTGGCGGTCGCTGCATTCGGCATGGGTAGCGGGACGTTATGGGGGTGGCGGATTGCCGCGTTCCTGACGATGTTCTTCCTCAATGCCGCGATCGTTGGTTACTACGCCGCCTTCGCTCGGGGCTTCCCGGCTTATGCTCGCGCCACGGGTACGGGCTTCGTGCTCGGCGTTGGACGGGCCGGTGCGGCGGGTTCGCCGATCATTGCCGGGTTCCTGTTTACGGCGCTCGGCAATGAGCAGCTGCTGACGGTGTCGATCATCATGTCGCTCGGTGCGATCATTGGCGCCGGCCTGCTGTGGCTGCTGCCGATGCGCGATGCCGATGCGGATCTCGGGATTTCAACCGCGGAGGCGGCGCGCTGA
- a CDS encoding MarR family winged helix-turn-helix transcriptional regulator, with product MPTLKLMDVKSRGLGGLDGVVGFHLRLAHGAVYRHFTETFANLDLTQKQVSALWLAAEEPGISQVELGRKLSMDRATTMTIVNRLQDRDFMRRERSDSDGRKQALHVTQAGLAALDEAKVCIAEHENWLKARFTAAEVEKLVEMLTRIHE from the coding sequence GTGCCGACGCTGAAACTGATGGATGTCAAATCCCGGGGCCTTGGGGGGCTCGATGGGGTCGTGGGCTTCCATCTCCGGCTCGCGCATGGCGCAGTCTACCGCCACTTCACCGAGACCTTTGCCAACCTCGATCTCACGCAAAAACAGGTCTCTGCCCTGTGGTTGGCGGCTGAGGAGCCGGGCATTTCCCAGGTCGAGCTGGGCCGGAAGCTGAGCATGGACCGGGCGACGACGATGACGATCGTCAACCGCCTGCAGGATCGCGATTTCATGCGGCGCGAACGCTCGGACAGCGACGGACGCAAGCAGGCCCTCCACGTGACGCAGGCGGGACTTGCCGCGCTGGACGAGGCCAAAGTCTGCATCGCCGAACACGAAAACTGGCTCAAGGCGCGCTTCACCGCCGCCGAAGTCGAAAAACTGGTGGAAATGCTCACGCGAATCCACGAATGA
- a CDS encoding carotenoid oxygenase family protein, with amino-acid sequence MAHFPQTPSFTGFNTPSRIEADINDLQHEGTIPPELDGAFYRVQPDPQFPPRLGDDISFNGDGMITRFHFHDGQCDFRQRWAQTDKWKLENEAGKALFGAYRNPLTDDESVKGQYRSTANTNAWIYAGKLWAMKEDSPALLMDPATMETIGFEKFGGKMTGETFTSHPKIDPKTGNMIAIGYAASGLCTDDVTYYEVNPEGELVREKWFKVPYYCMMHDFGITEDYLILHIVPSIGSWERLEKGLPHFGFDTTLPVYLGVIPRRDDLKQEDIRWFKRDNCFASHVLNAWQEGTKVHFLTCEAKNNMFPFFPDVHGAPFNGMEAMSFLSDWTVDLASNGEDFEAVTKLTDTAAEFPRIDDRFAGKKNRYGWFLEMDMRRPVELKGGSAGGLLMNCLFLKDLETGAEQHWWCGPVSSLQEPCFIPRSKDAPEGDGWIVQVCNRLEEHRSDLLLFDALDIEKGPIATIKVPIQLRFGLHGNFAPSEEIGLAA; translated from the coding sequence ATGGCGCATTTTCCCCAGACCCCGAGCTTCACCGGCTTCAACACCCCCAGCCGGATCGAAGCGGACATCAACGACCTTCAGCACGAAGGGACGATTCCGCCAGAGCTCGATGGCGCGTTCTATCGCGTGCAGCCCGATCCGCAGTTCCCCCCGCGCCTGGGCGATGACATCTCGTTCAACGGCGACGGGATGATCACCCGCTTCCATTTCCACGACGGCCAGTGCGACTTCCGCCAGCGCTGGGCTCAGACCGACAAGTGGAAGCTGGAGAACGAGGCCGGCAAGGCCCTGTTCGGCGCCTATCGCAATCCGCTGACCGACGATGAGAGCGTGAAGGGTCAATATCGCTCCACCGCCAACACCAACGCCTGGATCTATGCTGGCAAGCTGTGGGCGATGAAGGAGGATTCTCCCGCGCTGCTGATGGACCCGGCGACGATGGAGACCATCGGGTTCGAGAAGTTCGGCGGAAAGATGACGGGGGAGACCTTCACCTCGCACCCGAAGATCGATCCGAAGACCGGCAACATGATCGCCATCGGCTATGCCGCCTCGGGCCTGTGCACCGATGACGTGACTTACTACGAAGTGAATCCCGAGGGTGAACTGGTCCGCGAGAAGTGGTTCAAGGTTCCCTACTACTGCATGATGCACGACTTCGGGATCACCGAGGATTACCTGATCCTCCATATCGTGCCCTCGATCGGTTCGTGGGAGCGGCTGGAAAAGGGCCTGCCGCACTTCGGCTTCGACACCACGCTGCCGGTCTATCTGGGCGTGATCCCGCGGCGTGATGACCTCAAGCAGGAAGACATCCGCTGGTTCAAGCGCGACAACTGCTTCGCCAGCCACGTGCTCAACGCCTGGCAGGAAGGGACCAAAGTCCACTTCCTCACCTGCGAAGCGAAGAACAACATGTTCCCGTTCTTCCCCGACGTCCACGGCGCCCCGTTCAATGGCATGGAGGCGATGAGCTTCCTCAGCGATTGGACCGTCGACCTGGCCAGCAACGGCGAGGACTTCGAGGCGGTAACCAAGCTGACCGACACGGCGGCCGAGTTCCCGCGCATCGACGACCGCTTCGCCGGTAAGAAGAACCGCTACGGCTGGTTCCTCGAAATGGACATGCGCCGTCCGGTCGAGCTCAAGGGCGGCAGCGCCGGTGGGTTGCTGATGAACTGCCTGTTCCTCAAGGACCTCGAAACCGGGGCCGAGCAGCATTGGTGGTGCGGGCCGGTCTCGAGCCTGCAGGAGCCGTGCTTCATCCCGCGCAGCAAGGATGCGCCCGAAGGCGATGGCTGGATCGTGCAGGTCTGCAATCGCCTGGAAGAGCATCGCAGCGACCTGTTGCTGTTCGACGCGCTCGACATCGAGAAGGGCCCAATCGCCACGATCAAGGTGCCGATCCAGCTGCGCTTCGGCCTGCACGGCAACTTCGCCCCGAGCGAGGAAATCGGGCTCGCCGCCTGA
- a CDS encoding GMC family oxidoreductase, with product MAADLYADYVIVGAGSAGCVLAARLTESGEHKVVLLEAGGDDRPLKEPSQFISNIMIHTPIGFGKTLNDPKVNWLYETEVDEGSGGRSHKWPKGKVLGGSSSINGMLYVRGQSADYDGWAQMGARGWSWDDVLPYFRKSEHQERGEDEFHGSDGPLNVSDFPDEHPVSAALVEACQQAGIPYKKDLNDGNQEGCSFFQMTAKNGRRHSAAVAYLHPAMKRPNLTVETRAMTTRIIFDGKKAVGVEFKQNGETRKVMVGREVILAAGAVESPKLLEISGVGQGALLQELGVKVVHESPMIGENMQDHYMIGCQAALKEPHHSINQLSRGVKLLGEIAKYGLTRKGLLSYAVAHGCAFVKTRPELQFPDVQIHVMAASMDLEYLNQYQGLRLDKEPGMASNPCQVRPESRGSIHAKSPDGTVWPKIVPNYLSDPIDKQSVVDQLKLIRKIWQQPALEPYLKSKGDPFGNTDEEMLAYAKLAGGTLYHAVGTVAMGDERYPLDPQLRVRGVEGLRVIDASVMPKISSGNTNAPTIMIAEKGAEMVLADAKQAVEA from the coding sequence ATGGCTGCGGATCTTTACGCAGACTATGTCATCGTCGGTGCGGGCAGCGCGGGTTGCGTGTTGGCAGCACGCCTGACGGAAAGCGGGGAGCACAAGGTCGTGCTGCTCGAAGCGGGCGGCGATGATCGCCCGCTCAAGGAACCGAGCCAGTTCATCTCCAACATCATGATCCACACGCCGATTGGCTTCGGCAAGACGCTCAACGATCCCAAGGTCAACTGGCTCTACGAGACCGAAGTCGACGAGGGGTCGGGTGGCCGCTCGCACAAGTGGCCGAAGGGCAAAGTGCTCGGCGGGTCGAGTTCGATCAACGGCATGCTCTACGTGCGCGGCCAGTCGGCCGACTATGACGGCTGGGCCCAGATGGGCGCGCGCGGGTGGAGCTGGGACGATGTCCTGCCCTACTTCCGCAAGAGCGAGCACCAGGAGCGTGGCGAGGACGAGTTCCACGGTTCCGACGGGCCACTCAACGTGTCCGACTTCCCGGATGAGCATCCCGTCTCTGCTGCGCTGGTCGAGGCCTGCCAGCAGGCCGGCATCCCTTACAAGAAGGACCTCAACGACGGGAACCAGGAAGGCTGCAGCTTCTTCCAGATGACCGCCAAGAACGGCCGACGCCACTCGGCCGCTGTCGCCTACCTCCACCCGGCGATGAAGCGCCCGAACCTGACCGTCGAAACCCGCGCGATGACCACGCGGATCATCTTCGACGGCAAGAAGGCGGTCGGCGTCGAGTTCAAGCAGAACGGGGAGACCCGCAAGGTCATGGTCGGGCGCGAGGTGATCCTCGCAGCCGGCGCCGTCGAAAGCCCCAAGCTTCTCGAGATCAGCGGTGTCGGCCAGGGCGCGCTGCTACAGGAGCTCGGCGTGAAGGTCGTGCATGAGTCGCCGATGATCGGCGAGAACATGCAGGACCACTACATGATCGGCTGCCAGGCGGCGCTCAAGGAGCCGCATCATTCGATCAACCAGCTGAGCCGCGGCGTGAAGCTGCTGGGCGAGATCGCCAAGTACGGCCTCACCCGCAAGGGCCTGCTGAGCTACGCCGTGGCGCATGGCTGCGCTTTCGTGAAGACGCGGCCGGAACTGCAGTTCCCCGACGTGCAAATCCACGTGATGGCCGCGTCGATGGACCTCGAATACCTCAACCAGTACCAGGGTCTGCGGCTCGACAAGGAGCCGGGCATGGCGTCCAACCCGTGCCAGGTCCGCCCGGAATCGCGCGGTTCGATCCACGCCAAGTCGCCCGACGGTACGGTGTGGCCGAAGATCGTGCCGAACTATCTGTCGGACCCGATCGACAAGCAGAGCGTGGTCGACCAGCTCAAGCTGATCCGCAAGATCTGGCAGCAGCCGGCGCTTGAGCCCTACCTCAAGTCGAAGGGCGATCCGTTCGGCAACACCGACGAGGAAATGCTCGCCTATGCCAAACTGGCAGGCGGCACACTCTATCACGCGGTCGGCACGGTCGCGATGGGCGACGAGCGCTATCCGCTCGACCCGCAGTTGCGGGTACGCGGGGTCGAGGGCCTGCGCGTGATCGACGCTTCGGTGATGCCGAAGATCAGCTCTGGCAACACCAACGCGCCGACCATCATGATCGCCGAAAAGGGCGCCGAGATGGTGCTCGCCGACGCCAAGCAGGCGGTGGAGGCTTAA
- a CDS encoding DUF3237 domain-containing protein — MIKPELEYVYEASGELEAPREIGKVVDGTRRIIPIVAGGYVKGPKISGKLMGNSADWQLTRPDGVTVADAIYALETDDGVLIQIRNKGLRHGPAEVMDRLRRGEDVDPAEYYFRTVPEFIAPEGPYDWMNKSIFICSGARYASSIKLWVWRVL, encoded by the coding sequence ATGATCAAGCCCGAGCTTGAGTATGTCTATGAAGCGAGCGGCGAACTGGAAGCCCCGCGAGAGATCGGCAAAGTGGTCGACGGGACACGGCGGATCATCCCGATCGTGGCCGGCGGCTATGTGAAGGGTCCGAAGATCAGCGGTAAGCTGATGGGCAATTCGGCAGACTGGCAGCTTACCCGACCCGACGGCGTAACCGTGGCCGATGCCATCTATGCCCTGGAAACCGATGACGGCGTGCTGATCCAGATCCGCAACAAGGGCCTGCGCCATGGCCCGGCCGAAGTGATGGATCGCTTGCGTCGGGGCGAAGATGTGGACCCGGCCGAATATTACTTCCGCACAGTGCCGGAATTCATCGCCCCCGAAGGGCCCTACGACTGGATGAACAAGTCGATCTTCATCTGCTCGGGCGCGCGTTACGCCAGCAGCATCAAGCTGTGGGTCTGGCGCGTGCTTTAA
- a CDS encoding PilZ domain-containing protein — translation MASTALGLDFLPRRAHARLRLGIPAQLMTVNGPRAITLLDLSQSGARLQLSGPERVNGGVLRWMGFEVFGVRVWQSGNTIGLQFDNPISSNWVLATRNWRPSDRESKIESRSFARDWAKGAGDKSADPLLNKVRGRAPQAGPSLDMQQLRQSNKGRWSQSGMAFILGSSVIGIVVGICSCYF, via the coding sequence ATGGCCAGCACTGCCCTTGGATTGGACTTCCTCCCGCGTCGGGCGCACGCGCGCCTGCGCTTGGGAATTCCGGCCCAGCTCATGACGGTCAATGGCCCCAGAGCGATTACCTTGCTGGACCTGTCGCAAAGCGGTGCGCGCCTCCAGCTTTCCGGGCCGGAACGGGTCAACGGCGGAGTCCTGAGGTGGATGGGCTTCGAGGTCTTCGGGGTTCGGGTCTGGCAGAGTGGGAACACGATTGGCCTGCAATTCGACAATCCGATCAGTTCCAACTGGGTCCTGGCGACGCGAAACTGGCGGCCGTCGGACCGAGAGTCCAAGATTGAATCGAGGAGTTTTGCCCGGGATTGGGCGAAGGGGGCCGGGGACAAGTCGGCCGATCCCTTGCTGAACAAGGTGAGGGGACGCGCGCCTCAGGCCGGTCCTTCGCTCGATATGCAGCAGCTACGCCAGTCCAATAAAGGCCGATGGAGCCAGTCCGGCATGGCGTTCATCCTCGGCAGCAGCGTGATCGGGATCGTGGTCGGAATCTGCAGCTGCTATTTCTAG
- the mdlC gene encoding benzoylformate decarboxylase, giving the protein MPTVREAAFRVFEHFGVDRLFGNPGSTELPMLKAMPEGFRYVLGLNEAVVVGMADGFARSSGKPALVNLHSAAGTGHSLGNLFTAWKNNTPIVVTAGQQARSILPYDPFLYAERPTEFPRPYVKYAIEPARAEDVPLALVRAFVTAMTPPMGPCFVSIPVDDWERECDWAPLPDLTLRAVPSATGIERLAAMIDQSKRPALVIGTGVANAGGWEAAIKLAEKAGFAVWAAPYAARETFPENHPQFAGFLPAWRDKLRDLLAPHDAILVAGAPVFTYHVEGSGPHWPDNATLMALSDDPQHLAALPGGGGVLGDVADGLAQLCERVNARAFTGRSHQLKDPEPAMTAAYVLKRIAALRPAEAVIVEEAPTARGPEHDTLPITRQGGFYTCASGGLGYSLPASIGVAQGQPDKVIAILGDGSAMYTIQGLFSAREEQANVSFVILNNGAYAALTGFSAEFGMNHVPGCDLTGIDFVKLAEAQGLPARLVDSVEALDEALSWSFAQNAPTLLDVRIEYAIHSH; this is encoded by the coding sequence ATGCCTACAGTCAGAGAAGCCGCCTTCCGCGTATTCGAACACTTCGGTGTCGACCGCCTGTTCGGAAACCCCGGCAGCACCGAGCTGCCGATGCTCAAGGCCATGCCCGAAGGCTTCCGCTACGTCCTCGGCCTGAACGAGGCGGTCGTAGTCGGCATGGCGGACGGCTTTGCCCGCTCATCGGGCAAGCCGGCGCTGGTCAACCTGCATAGCGCGGCCGGCACCGGCCATTCGCTCGGCAACTTGTTCACCGCGTGGAAGAACAACACGCCGATCGTGGTCACGGCCGGGCAGCAGGCCCGCAGCATCCTGCCGTACGATCCGTTCCTCTACGCCGAACGGCCGACCGAATTCCCGCGACCTTACGTCAAGTACGCCATCGAGCCGGCCCGTGCTGAAGACGTGCCGCTGGCCTTGGTGCGCGCTTTCGTCACCGCGATGACTCCGCCGATGGGGCCGTGCTTCGTGTCGATCCCGGTCGACGACTGGGAGCGCGAATGCGACTGGGCGCCCTTGCCCGACCTGACCTTGCGTGCAGTCCCCTCGGCAACCGGCATCGAACGGCTCGCCGCGATGATCGACCAGAGCAAGCGCCCTGCGCTGGTGATCGGCACCGGCGTCGCCAACGCGGGCGGCTGGGAAGCCGCCATCAAGCTGGCCGAGAAGGCCGGCTTCGCCGTCTGGGCGGCGCCCTATGCCGCGCGCGAAACCTTCCCGGAAAACCATCCGCAGTTTGCCGGCTTCCTCCCCGCCTGGCGCGACAAGCTGCGTGATCTCCTGGCGCCCCACGATGCGATCCTCGTCGCCGGGGCACCGGTGTTCACCTATCACGTCGAAGGCAGTGGCCCGCATTGGCCCGATAACGCCACGCTCATGGCCCTGAGCGACGATCCGCAGCACCTCGCCGCGCTTCCGGGTGGCGGCGGCGTCCTGGGTGACGTGGCCGACGGGCTCGCCCAGCTGTGCGAGCGAGTGAATGCGCGCGCCTTCACCGGTAGGTCGCACCAGCTCAAGGATCCGGAGCCGGCCATGACCGCGGCCTATGTGCTCAAGCGCATCGCGGCGCTGCGTCCGGCGGAAGCGGTGATCGTGGAGGAAGCCCCCACCGCGCGGGGACCCGAGCACGACACGCTGCCGATCACTCGTCAGGGCGGGTTCTACACCTGTGCCAGCGGGGGTCTGGGCTACTCGCTACCGGCTTCGATCGGCGTGGCCCAAGGCCAACCCGACAAGGTCATCGCCATCCTCGGCGATGGCTCCGCAATGTACACAATCCAGGGCCTGTTCTCGGCGCGGGAGGAGCAGGCCAACGTCAGCTTCGTGATCCTCAACAACGGCGCCTATGCAGCGTTGACCGGCTTCTCGGCCGAGTTCGGCATGAACCATGTGCCCGGATGCGACCTCACTGGCATCGACTTCGTCAAGCTCGCCGAAGCGCAAGGCCTGCCGGCACGACTGGTCGACAGCGTGGAGGCGCTGGACGAAGCCCTGAGCTGGAGTTTCGCGCAGAACGCGCCGACGCTGCTCGACGTGCGGATCGAATACGCGATCCACAGCCACTAA
- a CDS encoding MFS transporter produces the protein MATTVAHEALKPAAKVTRAGWYALTLVSAAQAISLLDRQILSILAPAIREDLGIGDAELGLLYGTVFSLFYALFSLPLGRLVDGWIRTRLLGICIFGWSLAAGLAAFANGFGMLALSRLGVGVGEGATQPAANSIIFDVFPRERRGTAMAALGIATALGLGLSMTLGGVVAHWWDVRYAGVEAPGGFSGWQFAFLVAALPGLLLSVLIYRMKEPTRGAMDGIVSPPDPAPFTASAKVLGAVTPGANWFYLWNHKAGAKQWTVNLVSLAVILVFCVAMTRITQAFSPRPPIEALGLSIDPHVLQWSVVAIGAFVILNLFQSFKLTDRATYNVVSSPSVILLIVVAGFQTSINYGVMGFTPSFLNRAFGLSPAQTGVQFGLLAAVLGMIGPIVAGPLSDWLTARMGGKGRVWLTIFSLGISPFFGIWTFSATNPTEFYLRFVGYSLILTLWLPPLYSLLYDLVLPRMRGITSSLFIIITTLLGLGMGPYFVGIVSDRNGGDLGQAIMSINVVVPAILVCLFVILFRVNRDEATMLERARAGGEAV, from the coding sequence ATGGCTACGACGGTCGCTCACGAAGCGCTGAAACCTGCTGCAAAAGTCACGCGCGCGGGGTGGTATGCCCTGACGCTGGTTTCGGCGGCCCAGGCGATCAGCCTGCTCGACCGCCAGATCCTCTCGATCCTGGCCCCCGCGATCCGTGAGGACCTGGGCATCGGCGACGCCGAACTGGGCCTGCTCTACGGCACCGTGTTCTCGCTGTTCTACGCGCTGTTCTCGCTCCCGCTCGGCCGACTGGTCGACGGCTGGATCCGTACCCGTCTGCTCGGTATCTGCATCTTCGGCTGGTCGCTGGCGGCCGGCCTCGCGGCGTTCGCCAACGGGTTCGGGATGCTGGCCCTGTCGAGGCTCGGTGTCGGCGTCGGTGAAGGGGCGACACAGCCTGCCGCCAACTCGATCATCTTCGACGTCTTCCCGCGCGAGCGGCGCGGCACGGCGATGGCCGCGCTCGGCATCGCCACCGCGCTCGGTCTCGGCCTGTCGATGACGCTTGGCGGCGTGGTCGCCCACTGGTGGGACGTGCGCTACGCTGGGGTCGAAGCGCCGGGCGGCTTTTCCGGCTGGCAGTTCGCCTTCCTGGTCGCGGCTCTGCCCGGGCTGCTGTTGTCCGTGCTCATTTACCGCATGAAGGAGCCGACCCGCGGTGCCATGGACGGCATCGTCTCGCCGCCCGACCCGGCCCCGTTCACGGCCAGCGCCAAGGTACTCGGCGCGGTCACTCCGGGCGCGAACTGGTTCTATCTGTGGAACCACAAGGCCGGGGCAAAGCAGTGGACCGTGAACTTGGTCTCGCTCGCCGTGATCCTGGTGTTCTGCGTCGCCATGACGCGCATCACCCAGGCTTTCTCTCCGCGCCCGCCGATCGAAGCGCTCGGCCTCTCCATCGACCCGCACGTGCTGCAGTGGTCAGTCGTCGCCATCGGCGCGTTCGTGATCCTCAACCTGTTCCAGTCGTTCAAGCTGACCGACCGCGCGACCTACAACGTCGTCAGTTCGCCTTCGGTTATCCTGTTGATCGTGGTCGCGGGCTTCCAGACCTCGATCAACTACGGCGTGATGGGCTTCACCCCGTCGTTCCTCAACCGCGCCTTCGGCCTCTCGCCCGCCCAGACCGGCGTGCAGTTCGGCCTGCTCGCCGCGGTGCTGGGGATGATCGGACCAATCGTCGCCGGACCGCTCAGCGACTGGCTGACCGCGCGCATGGGCGGCAAGGGCCGGGTTTGGCTGACGATCTTCTCGCTCGGCATCTCGCCTTTCTTCGGCATCTGGACCTTCAGCGCCACCAACCCGACCGAGTTCTACCTGCGCTTCGTCGGCTACAGCTTGATCCTGACGCTGTGGCTGCCGCCGCTCTATTCGCTGCTCTATGACCTGGTGCTGCCGCGCATGCGCGGGATCACCTCGTCGCTGTTCATCATCATCACCACGCTGCTGGGCCTGGGCATGGGTCCGTATTTCGTCGGCATCGTCAGCGACAGGAACGGCGGCGACCTGGGGCAAGCGATCATGTCGATCAACGTGGTGGTCCCGGCGATCCTGGTCTGCCTGTTTGTGATCCTGTTCCGGGTGAACCGGGATGAGGCGACGATGCTTGAACGGGCACGCGCCGGCGGCGAGGCTGTCTGA
- a CDS encoding SDR family oxidoreductase — translation MTTYAVTGATGKLGRLVLDELLQKTDAANVVALARDPAALADYAAKGVQVRAADYDDPASLDAAFAGVDRVLLISGNAVGQRERQHGAVIEAAKKAGVSYLAYTSVLNAQGSKLALATEHVLTEKLLEKSGLNYDVLRMPWYSENYTGALAPSIEHGAIYGATGEGRLSTATRADLAGGAVGALLKSPGGKVYELAGDTSWTMDEFAAEVGRQAGKPVKYVNQSESDYAKTLESVGLPPPVATMLASTSYLSGFGELYSESKDLSELSGRPTTPISETIAAALKG, via the coding sequence ATGACGACTTATGCCGTGACAGGGGCCACCGGGAAGCTCGGCCGCCTGGTTCTCGACGAACTGTTGCAGAAGACCGATGCCGCGAACGTGGTCGCCCTCGCCCGCGATCCTGCGGCGCTGGCTGACTATGCCGCCAAGGGCGTGCAAGTGCGGGCGGCGGATTATGACGATCCGGCCAGCCTCGACGCCGCGTTCGCGGGTGTCGACCGGGTGCTGCTCATCAGCGGTAACGCCGTTGGCCAGCGCGAACGCCAGCACGGTGCGGTGATCGAGGCGGCGAAGAAGGCGGGTGTATCCTACCTCGCCTACACTTCGGTGCTCAACGCGCAGGGCTCGAAGCTGGCACTCGCCACCGAGCATGTGCTGACCGAGAAGCTGCTTGAGAAGAGCGGCCTCAACTACGACGTGCTGCGCATGCCGTGGTATTCGGAGAACTACACCGGCGCCCTCGCCCCCTCCATCGAGCATGGCGCGATCTACGGCGCAACGGGCGAAGGCCGCCTGTCCACCGCGACCCGCGCGGACCTCGCCGGCGGCGCGGTTGGCGCGCTGCTCAAGAGCCCCGGCGGCAAGGTTTACGAACTGGCCGGTGACACGAGCTGGACGATGGACGAGTTCGCTGCCGAAGTCGGCCGCCAGGCGGGCAAGCCGGTCAAGTACGTCAACCAGTCCGAAAGCGATTATGCCAAGACGCTGGAAAGCGTTGGCCTGCCGCCGCCGGTTGCCACCATGCTGGCGAGCACCAGCTACCTCTCAGGGTTCGGTGAACTCTACAGCGAGAGCAAGGACCTGAGCGAGCTGTCAGGCCGCCCGACCACGCCGATCAGCGAAACGATCGCGGCGGCATTGAAGGGCTGA